From a single Aspergillus puulaauensis MK2 DNA, chromosome 2, nearly complete sequence genomic region:
- a CDS encoding homeobox domain-containing protein (COG:K;~EggNog:ENOG410PJTV;~InterPro:IPR017970,IPR001356,IPR009057;~PFAM:PF00046;~go_function: GO:0000981 - DNA-binding transcription factor activity, RNA polymerase II-specific [Evidence IEA];~go_function: GO:0003677 - DNA binding [Evidence IEA];~go_process: GO:0006355 - regulation of transcription, DNA-templated [Evidence IEA]), with amino-acid sequence MSATGTPDPSTVSTSATAAAHTTSPSSAATTPSPSTSSATTAPSTSARRPQRKSTLTQQQKNNKRQRATQDQLVLLEVEFNKNPTPTAATRERIAQEINMTERSVQIWFQNRRAKIKMLAKKSIETGEGCDSIPESMRQYLAMQFDPTKPGSRDPFGRTGGYGASGAFPNEPIPTGKVVIHHFTCRSLTIGSWRRIGQNAMDLVVFYSPEKACMTYYINNDAAGYKIEYPFAYIKNITLESGDQGPQPNGAPARPTGLVVELNRPPLFYMDSSNSGGFYQCGDFTEDQQASSMMVHRLGGHPKVLSVQLAKLVSLESFQNRLAYGNFPSNGPMSPPFIQRPASQPNQFAPGFMGMYAENPAVMNLQATRGHKRQRSRSVPVAVDFSTLGAPMTPFSMPQAPQYNQNDSSIYAPVPQSAHSLATNLRIDTSSGYAFDPRTHPMSATTTASPSDFASPALFSSAPQGDSTPVAGNLGSQFTLPFVSPAVESGVATQAASPYSNVSHVDPMIANHSPPLTSMSHTPQDMYSMGNEHQTNYTEDGLPMGGMFKHMNFPVSTSMGLESNTYEMPMHPMSGHNSPGIQGEYQGMTLENVDPNVLTPGS; translated from the exons ATGTCTGCGACAGGTACTCCCGACCCGTCGACCGTTTCGACCTCCGCGACCGCGGCTGCGCACACAACTTCACCCTCATCGGCCGCCACAaccccttctccatccacttctAGTGCTACGACCGCCCCTTCCACATCAGCTCGCCGTCCTCAGCGGAAAAGCACCCTCACCCAACAACAAAAGAACAATAAGCGCCAACGGGCGACTCAGGACCAGCTAGTTCTTCTCGAGGTGGAATTCAACAAGAACCCTACCCCCACGGCTGCCACGCGAGAAAGGATAGCGCAGGAAATCAACATGACTGAGCGCTCCGTCCAGATTTGGTTTCAGAACAG GCGCGCAAAAATTAAGATGCTTGCGAAAAAGAGCATCGAAACCGGTGAAGGTTGCGACTCTATTCCCGAGTCGATGCGCCAATACCTAGCTATGCAATTTGATCCCACCAAACCGGGTTCGCGAGACCCCTTTGGCCGGACCGGCGGATATGGAGCCAGTGGTGCTTTTCCCAATGAGCCTATCCCCACAGGCAAAGTCG TGATTCACCATTTTACCTGTCGATCCCTGACAATTGGAAGTTGGAGGCGCATCGGACAAAATGCAATGGATCTGGTTGTTTTCTACTCTCCCGAAAAGGCGTGCATGACATACTACATCAACAATGATGCGGCTGGGTACAAAATCGAATACCCCTTTGCTTACATCAAGAACATCACATTGGAATCGGGCGACCAGGGGCCGCAACCCAACGGTGCGCCTGCGCGTCCTACCGGCCTGGTTGTTGAGTTGAACCGACCGCCCCTCTTTTACATGGattcctccaactccggGGGTTTCTACCAGTGCGGCGACTTTACGGAGGATCAGCAAGCAAGTTCGATGATGGTACACCGTCTTGGTGGACATCCCAAGGTTCTGAGCGTTCAACTTGCAAAGTTGGTGTCGTTGGAATCATTCCAGAATCGTCTGGCGTATGGAAACTTCCCGTCCAACGGCCCCATGTCCCCGCCTTTCATTCAACGCCCAGCTTCGCAGCCAAACCAGTTTGCTCCCGGATTTATGGGTATGTATGCAGAGAACCCAGCCGTGATGAACCTCCAGGCTACGCGTGGACATAAACGGCAACGGAGCCGCTCCGTCCCCGTGGCAGTTGATTTCTCGACATTGGGAGCGCCGATGACGCCGTTCAGCATGCCACAAGCGCCGCAGTATAACCAGAACGATTCGAGTATATACGCCCCGGTACCACAGTCGGCACACTCCCTCGCTACAAACCTTCGCATTGATACGTCCTCTGGCTATGCGTTTGATCCCCGCACTCATCCTATGTCGGCTACCACAACTGCGTCTCCGTCGGATTTCGCCAGCCCAGCCCTCTTTAGCTCAGCGCCCCAAGGAGATTCGACACCGGTGGCTGGAAACCTGGGATCTCAGTTCACTCTGCCGTTTGTGTCGCCTGCTGTTGAATCAGGAGTAGCCACCCAGGCTGCTTCCCCATACTCGAATGTGAGCCACGTCGATCCCATGATCGCCAATCATTCCCCTCCCTTGACAAGCATGTCACACACGCCACAAGACATGTACAGCATGGGAAACGAGCACCAGACCAACTATACTGAGGATGGTCTGCCCATGGGTGGGATGTTCAAACACATGAATTTCCCGGTATCTACATCAATGGGTCTTGAAAGCAACACGTACGAGATGCCGATGCACCCCATGTCTGGGCACAATTCACCCGGAATCCAGGGTGAATATCAGGGTATGACATTGGAAAACGTCGATCCAAATGTTTTGACTCCTGGCTCATGA